The following coding sequences lie in one Megalodesulfovibrio gigas DSM 1382 = ATCC 19364 genomic window:
- a CDS encoding ABC transporter substrate-binding protein, with the protein MKRLVALLLVLGALGSASVLHAKQFAISVTQIVEHPALDATRKGFEDRLKELGVDAKFTVHIAQGNIATANQIASQIQGEKPDLILAIATPTAQAVVQKIKNIPILATAVTDFVGAGLVKNMDKPGANVSGMTDLTPMDKHVALAKEFLPGLKTLGVMYNAGESNSVTLVNLLKAEAKKQGVAVEEATVVNSAGVMAAAKSLVGRCQAIYVPTDNTVVSALESVIKVAAESDLPIFSGDTDSVERGTMASLGFDYYGMGKQTGDMAKKILVDGVPVGDMPVEMLKELNLFINKKAAADFGVTVPEALLARASKIIE; encoded by the coding sequence ATGAAACGACTCGTTGCACTGCTGTTGGTGCTTGGCGCGCTGGGTTCGGCCTCTGTGCTGCATGCCAAGCAGTTCGCCATTTCCGTGACCCAGATTGTGGAGCATCCCGCGCTGGACGCCACCCGCAAGGGCTTTGAGGACCGCCTCAAGGAACTCGGCGTGGACGCCAAGTTCACGGTGCACATCGCCCAGGGCAACATCGCCACAGCCAACCAGATCGCCAGCCAGATCCAGGGCGAAAAGCCGGACCTCATCCTGGCCATCGCCACCCCCACGGCCCAGGCTGTGGTGCAGAAGATCAAGAATATCCCCATCCTGGCCACCGCGGTGACGGACTTTGTGGGCGCAGGCCTTGTCAAGAACATGGACAAACCCGGCGCCAACGTCTCCGGCATGACCGACCTCACCCCCATGGACAAGCACGTGGCCCTGGCCAAGGAGTTCCTCCCCGGCCTGAAGACCCTGGGCGTGATGTACAACGCCGGGGAATCCAACTCCGTTACCCTGGTGAACCTGCTCAAGGCGGAAGCCAAAAAGCAGGGCGTGGCCGTGGAAGAAGCCACGGTGGTGAACTCCGCCGGCGTCATGGCTGCGGCCAAGAGCCTGGTGGGCCGCTGCCAGGCCATTTACGTGCCCACGGACAACACCGTGGTCTCGGCCCTGGAAAGCGTGATCAAGGTGGCGGCGGAAAGCGATCTGCCCATCTTCTCCGGCGACACGGACTCCGTGGAGCGCGGCACCATGGCCTCCCTGGGCTTCGACTACTACGGCATGGGCAAGCAGACCGGGGATATGGCCAAGAAAATCCTGGTGGACGGCGTCCCCGTGGGCGACATGCCCGTGGAGATGCTGAAGGAGCTTAATCTGTTCATCAACAAGAAGGCCGCGGCCGACTTCGGCGTCACTGTGCCGGAAGCCCTGCTGGCCCGGGCCTCCAAGATTATTGAATAA